A part of Larkinella insperata genomic DNA contains:
- a CDS encoding LytTR family DNA-binding domain-containing protein, which yields MKEKPQPRWPALITPELTHLSSCDNYTYLHYKDGSKKLMSRTLKEWQQRLPHFLRIGRRFLVAPDHITGWSDDFTTGYINNQPFKVSRRAAGTLRKEGPTSTLHRF from the coding sequence ATGAAAGAAAAACCTCAGCCCAGATGGCCCGCTCTCATCACCCCGGAGTTGACCCATTTATCCTCCTGCGATAACTATACCTATCTTCACTACAAGGACGGTAGTAAAAAGCTTATGTCGCGCACGTTGAAAGAGTGGCAGCAACGCCTGCCGCATTTCCTGCGTATTGGTAGAAGGTTTTTAGTGGCTCCAGATCACATTACCGGATGGTCGGACGACTTTACCACCGGCTACATCAACAACCAACCGTTTAAGGTTTCCAGGCGAGCCGCCGGGACGCTTCGTAAAGAGGGGCCCACTTCCACCCTACATCGCTTTTGA
- a CDS encoding response regulator, protein MNEQPTIWLVDDDQAIIEIIKQAFKKQQLSCQIAGFTDANAIIANLEKAKLPTMLMVDYSMPGMDGLELIERIKHNPHTSSLKVVLFSQFMSKELIDRAQNMGVYEVTSKPFSFQEWCILARDLCLAGHFQ, encoded by the coding sequence ATGAATGAACAACCTACAATTTGGCTTGTTGACGATGACCAGGCAATCATCGAGATTATCAAACAGGCATTTAAAAAGCAGCAGTTGAGTTGTCAGATTGCGGGTTTCACCGACGCCAATGCAATCATTGCGAACCTGGAAAAAGCAAAGCTTCCAACGATGCTGATGGTCGATTATTCAATGCCCGGTATGGATGGATTGGAGTTGATTGAAAGGATTAAACATAATCCTCATACCAGCTCACTTAAAGTGGTTTTATTTAGCCAATTTATGTCCAAGGAGTTGATCGATAGGGCTCAAAATATGGGGGTGTATGAAGTTACATCAAAGCCGTTTAGCTTTCAGGAATGGTGTATTCTCGCTAGAGACCTGTGTTTGGCTGGTCATTTTCAATAA